The following proteins come from a genomic window of Flavobacterium eburneipallidum:
- a CDS encoding cation:proton antiporter, with protein sequence MNPIEKATDVAHHLEPLISDLGLILMTAGIAVLIFKKLKQPLVLGYLIAGFLAGNHFDFFPSVKEMKSVEVWAEIGVIFLLFSLGLEFSFKKLMKVGGTASVTAGVQIVSMCVLGYGVGQWMDWSKMDSIFLGVILSISSTTIILKSFEELGVKTQKFAGIVIGSLIVQDILAILMMVLLSTVAVSNQFSGTELVMSVLKLVFFLVIWFLGGIFIIPTVLKKTKHLLTDEMLLIISLALCLTMVSLAANVGFSPALGAFIMGSIIAETTQAEHIEHLVKPVKDLFGAVFFVSVGMLIAPEALYEHAIPVLILSFVTIFGQSISSTFGAILSGQPLKDSIRTGMSLSQIGEFSFIIATLGVTLKATNTFLYPIVVAVSAVTVFTTPFMIKYSLPFSEYLAHNLPRKLTKRIERYSASTQAIRTVSLWQTVINAYLIQVVALVVIILGIILLSSKYILPLVDDYHFGNAMGALITLSIIAPFLWALAFRRVATAEVEQLMLDRKSRGPLTMLFFVRIVLSIFFIGLLLNTFFSPIIALIALIVAVVIYLIFQKKLHIQYHKIENHFLANLNGRELDRAKRSRSDLTPWDGHMAVFDIAAESNIAGKTLKNLRLRELLGVNIVSIKRGEITIHIPQANERIFPGDEVCVIGTDEQVQKFNKYLDQHEIDVSPEVNDPEIVLRQIELKNHVFHGKSILESKLREKTKGLIVGIEKRGKRTLNPESSVILEKDDILWIVGEKKLLADLVHD encoded by the coding sequence ATGAATCCAATAGAAAAAGCTACAGATGTTGCACATCATTTAGAACCATTAATTAGCGATTTAGGATTGATTCTTATGACTGCGGGAATTGCCGTTTTAATCTTTAAAAAATTAAAGCAGCCTTTAGTTTTAGGTTATTTAATTGCTGGTTTTTTGGCAGGAAACCATTTTGACTTTTTTCCTTCTGTTAAAGAAATGAAGAGTGTAGAAGTTTGGGCAGAAATTGGCGTTATTTTCTTATTGTTTAGTTTAGGACTCGAATTCAGTTTCAAAAAATTGATGAAAGTAGGAGGAACAGCTTCGGTTACTGCAGGAGTTCAAATTGTCAGTATGTGTGTTTTGGGTTATGGTGTTGGTCAATGGATGGATTGGTCAAAAATGGATAGTATCTTTTTGGGCGTAATTCTTTCTATATCTTCAACCACCATAATATTAAAGTCCTTTGAAGAATTAGGTGTCAAAACTCAAAAATTTGCAGGAATCGTTATTGGTTCCCTAATTGTACAAGATATTTTGGCGATTTTGATGATGGTTTTGTTGTCAACGGTTGCGGTAAGTAATCAGTTTTCTGGAACCGAATTAGTGATGTCGGTTTTAAAACTCGTGTTTTTTCTTGTCATTTGGTTCTTGGGAGGTATTTTCATTATTCCGACAGTGCTCAAAAAAACCAAACATTTATTGACAGATGAAATGTTACTCATTATTTCATTGGCCTTATGTTTGACCATGGTTAGCTTGGCAGCTAATGTTGGTTTTTCGCCAGCTCTCGGAGCTTTTATAATGGGTTCTATCATTGCAGAAACCACGCAGGCAGAACATATCGAACATTTAGTAAAACCAGTAAAAGATTTATTTGGAGCAGTCTTTTTTGTTTCTGTCGGAATGTTAATTGCTCCCGAAGCACTATATGAGCACGCTATTCCAGTTCTTATCCTCTCGTTTGTTACTATTTTCGGGCAATCGATTAGTTCTACTTTTGGAGCAATATTATCAGGTCAGCCATTGAAGGATTCGATACGAACAGGAATGAGTTTGTCACAAATAGGTGAATTTTCTTTTATTATAGCCACTTTGGGAGTGACATTAAAAGCTACTAATACTTTTTTGTATCCAATTGTAGTAGCGGTTTCGGCAGTAACGGTGTTTACTACTCCTTTTATGATTAAATATTCGTTGCCTTTTTCGGAATATTTAGCACACAATTTACCTCGTAAATTGACCAAAAGAATTGAACGTTATTCGGCTAGTACTCAAGCCATACGTACGGTGAGTTTGTGGCAAACAGTTATTAATGCTTATTTGATTCAAGTGGTGGCACTTGTGGTAATTATTTTAGGAATAATATTGCTTTCTTCTAAATATATTTTGCCGTTGGTTGATGATTATCATTTTGGTAATGCCATGGGAGCCTTGATTACATTGAGTATAATTGCTCCTTTTTTGTGGGCGCTTGCGTTTCGACGAGTAGCTACAGCCGAAGTCGAACAATTAATGTTAGATAGAAAGTCTCGAGGTCCTTTGACTATGTTATTTTTTGTACGCATCGTCTTGTCTATATTTTTTATTGGATTATTATTAAATACTTTTTTCTCTCCAATAATAGCATTAATTGCCTTGATTGTAGCCGTTGTAATTTATTTGATTTTTCAAAAGAAATTACACATTCAGTATCACAAAATCGAAAATCATTTTTTAGCTAATTTGAATGGTAGAGAGTTAGATAGAGCTAAAAGAAGTCGAAGTGATTTAACACCTTGGGACGGACACATGGCTGTTTTTGACATTGCTGCGGAATCTAATATTGCTGGAAAAACTTTGAAGAACCTGCGGTTAAGAGAGTTGTTAGGAGTAAATATTGTATCTATCAAGAGGGGAGAAATTACCATTCATATCCCTCAAGCTAATGAACGAATCTTTCCAGGAGATGAAGTTTGTGTTATTGGTACTGACGAACAAGTACAGAAGTTTAATAAATATTTAGATCAACATGAAATAGATGTTTCTCCAGAGGTTAATGATCCAGAAATTGTTTTACGTCAAATTGAGCTTAAGAATCATGTTTTTCATGGCAAAAGTATTTTAGAATCTAAATTGCGAGAAAAAACAAAAGGATTGATAGTAGGAATCGAAAAAAGAGGAAAACGAACCTTAAATCCAGAATCATCTGTTATTCTTGAAAAAGATGATATTTTGTGGATTGTAGGAGAGAAAAAATTATTGGCTGATTTAGTTCACGATTAA
- a CDS encoding polysaccharide deacetylase family protein — translation MKISILKILLLCTFFVFISCEKEQPIPKSKAKPKIAGVILSFDDAYINEWFATNQQLKKYGWKGTFFVCRIHNLKHYQIKKLLELQNEGHEIGGHGLNHLNAADYTRVHTINEYMKDEINPMLHLMHFYGLKVSSFAYPYGGRTQKLDAALLKKFKVVRGRAFNEEVADKQGCYFNHSNLIFSFSIDDTHNDFNIPHLLKLLDFAKKHNKILILNSHKTVNEVTGDYQTENKTLEYVCQYVKRNKLRFYTVSDLNKFQ, via the coding sequence ATGAAGATTTCTATTCTAAAAATCCTATTGCTTTGTACTTTTTTTGTTTTCATTTCTTGCGAAAAAGAGCAGCCAATACCGAAATCAAAAGCAAAACCCAAGATTGCAGGAGTCATTTTATCCTTTGACGACGCATATATAAATGAATGGTTTGCAACGAATCAGCAATTAAAAAAGTATGGTTGGAAAGGCACTTTTTTTGTTTGCAGAATACATAATTTGAAGCATTATCAAATTAAGAAACTTCTTGAGTTGCAAAATGAAGGCCACGAAATAGGCGGTCACGGATTGAATCACTTAAATGCTGCCGATTATACCCGTGTTCATACCATTAATGAATACATGAAGGATGAAATCAATCCGATGTTGCATTTGATGCACTTTTATGGTTTAAAAGTTAGTTCATTTGCCTATCCTTATGGCGGAAGAACTCAAAAACTGGATGCCGCTTTATTGAAAAAATTTAAAGTAGTCCGAGGAAGAGCATTTAACGAAGAAGTGGCTGATAAACAAGGTTGTTATTTCAATCATTCAAATTTAATATTCAGCTTTAGTATTGATGATACTCACAATGACTTTAATATTCCACATCTTTTAAAATTGTTGGATTTTGCCAAAAAGCACAACAAAATTCTGATTCTGAATAGTCATAAAACGGTGAATGAGGTAACGGGAGATTATCAAACGGAAAATAAAACATTAGAGTATGTTTGCCAATATGTCAAACGCAATAAGTTGAGATTTTACACTGTATCTGACTTGAATAAGTTCCAATAA
- the purB gene encoding adenylosuccinate lyase, translated as MTTLNELNAVSPIDGRYRSKTSSLSKYFSEEALIKYRVLVEIEYFITLCEIPLPQLKDVNPNVFESLRDIYRNFSTEDALWIKETEKVTNHDVKAVEYFIKDAFEKLGLSQYKEFIHFGLTSQDINNTAIPLSTKEAFEKVYMPSLIALTSKLKELSVEWKSIPMLAKTHGQPASPTRLGKEIGVFVERLEEQMRLLFNIPFAAKFGGATGNYNAHHVAYPQIDWKQFGTQFVQENLGLHHSFPTTQIEHYDHFAAFFDALKRINTIIIDLDRDIWTYVSMEYFKQKIKAGEIGSSAMPHKVNPIDFENSEGNLGIANAIFEHLSAKLPVSRLQRDLTDSTVLRNIGVPIGHTLIAFEATLKGLNKLLLNESKFAEDLEKNWAVVAEAIQTILRREAYPNPYEALKGLTRTNEAITKDSIHEFIGTLEVSAEIKTELMQITPSNFLGI; from the coding sequence ATGACAACCTTAAACGAATTAAACGCAGTATCGCCAATCGATGGAAGATACAGAAGCAAAACCAGTTCACTTTCAAAATATTTCTCTGAAGAAGCATTAATCAAATACCGTGTATTAGTTGAAATTGAATATTTTATTACGCTTTGCGAAATTCCTTTACCACAACTAAAAGACGTAAACCCGAATGTTTTCGAAAGTTTGCGTGACATTTACAGAAATTTTTCTACCGAAGATGCACTTTGGATAAAAGAAACTGAAAAAGTGACGAACCACGATGTAAAAGCCGTGGAATATTTCATCAAAGACGCTTTCGAAAAATTAGGATTATCACAATATAAAGAATTCATCCATTTTGGTTTAACTTCACAGGATATAAATAATACTGCAATTCCGCTTTCGACAAAAGAAGCTTTCGAAAAAGTATATATGCCATCCTTAATTGCTTTGACTTCAAAATTAAAAGAATTAAGTGTTGAATGGAAGTCTATTCCAATGCTTGCCAAAACACACGGACAACCCGCTTCGCCAACCCGTTTAGGTAAAGAAATTGGTGTTTTTGTGGAGCGATTAGAAGAGCAAATGCGTTTGTTGTTCAACATTCCGTTTGCAGCCAAATTTGGTGGAGCAACAGGAAATTATAACGCCCATCACGTGGCTTATCCACAAATTGACTGGAAGCAATTTGGTACTCAATTTGTACAGGAAAATTTAGGTTTGCATCACTCTTTTCCAACTACCCAAATTGAACATTACGATCATTTTGCTGCCTTTTTTGATGCGTTGAAAAGAATCAATACTATCATAATTGATTTAGACAGAGATATTTGGACGTATGTTTCGATGGAATATTTCAAACAAAAAATCAAAGCAGGAGAAATTGGCTCATCGGCAATGCCACACAAAGTAAACCCAATTGATTTTGAAAATTCAGAAGGGAATTTAGGAATAGCCAATGCTATTTTCGAACATCTTTCGGCTAAATTACCTGTTTCAAGATTGCAACGTGATTTGACCGACAGTACGGTTTTGAGAAACATTGGCGTACCAATCGGACATACTTTAATCGCATTCGAAGCTACTTTAAAAGGATTGAACAAACTATTGTTGAACGAATCAAAATTTGCCGAAGATTTAGAGAAAAATTGGGCTGTTGTAGCCGAAGCTATTCAAACTATTTTGCGTCGTGAAGCTTATCCAAATCCTTACGAAGCCTTAAAAGGCTTGACTAGAACTAATGAAGCAATAACCAAGGATTCGATTCACGAATTTATTGGAACTTTGGAAGTTTCAGCTGAAATTAAAACCGAATTAATGCAAATCACGCCAAGTAATTTCTTGGGAATTTAA
- a CDS encoding SIR2 family NAD-dependent protein deacylase: MKKKLVVLTGAGISAESGIKTFRDADGLWEGHNVMDVATPEGWNKNPELVLDFYNQRRKQLHEVQPNLGHRILAELENDFEVHIITQNVDNLHERAGSTKVLHLHGELLKVRSTKNKNYILDWETDLNSTDVDDNGHQLRPHIVWFGEEVPALEEAVNIVQKADILIIIGTSLQVYPAASLMNFADPNIPVYYIDPKPAAIYDLPNDIKIIAKTGSEGMKTVRKDLEKLK; encoded by the coding sequence ATGAAAAAGAAATTAGTCGTCTTGACCGGAGCAGGAATCAGTGCCGAAAGCGGAATCAAAACCTTTCGTGATGCCGATGGACTTTGGGAAGGTCATAATGTAATGGATGTGGCAACGCCTGAAGGTTGGAATAAAAATCCTGAATTAGTGCTTGATTTTTACAACCAAAGACGCAAACAATTACACGAAGTACAACCCAATCTTGGACATCGAATCTTGGCGGAATTAGAAAATGATTTCGAGGTGCATATTATTACTCAAAACGTAGATAATTTACACGAAAGAGCGGGAAGCACAAAAGTTTTGCACCTTCACGGCGAATTGTTAAAAGTAAGAAGTACCAAAAACAAAAATTACATTCTGGACTGGGAAACCGATTTAAATTCCACCGATGTTGATGATAATGGACATCAATTACGACCACACATTGTTTGGTTTGGCGAAGAAGTTCCAGCCTTGGAAGAAGCAGTAAACATTGTGCAAAAAGCGGATATTCTGATTATAATTGGGACTTCGCTCCAAGTTTATCCTGCTGCAAGCTTGATGAATTTTGCTGATCCTAATATTCCTGTTTATTATATCGATCCAAAACCGGCAGCAATTTATGACTTGCCAAATGATATTAAAATTATTGCTAAAACAGGTTCAGAAGGAATGAAAACGGTTCGAAAAGACCTTGAAAAACTGAAATAA
- a CDS encoding TrmH family RNA methyltransferase, translating into MIDLDYLAFLENILTDNRKSKFLKVLENRTKHFTVVVEDVFQMHNASAVMRSCEVFGIQELNVIEQRYGKSIDKEIAMGAQKWVDINKFDNVTNCLDTLKNQGYQIIATTPHENDCLLDDFDISKPSALFFGTERDGLSEEIMQNADGFLKIPMVGFTESLNISVSAAIIIQNLTNRLRQSDVNWHLTETEILEKRLAWARSSIKDIKRIEQRYFSENA; encoded by the coding sequence ATGATTGATTTAGACTATCTCGCTTTTCTCGAAAACATTCTGACCGACAATAGAAAATCCAAGTTTCTGAAAGTATTAGAAAACCGTACCAAACATTTTACAGTAGTTGTAGAGGATGTTTTTCAAATGCACAATGCCAGTGCGGTAATGCGTAGTTGTGAGGTTTTTGGAATTCAGGAACTGAATGTCATTGAACAACGTTATGGTAAAAGTATCGACAAGGAAATTGCGATGGGGGCACAAAAATGGGTTGATATTAATAAATTCGATAATGTGACTAATTGTTTGGATACACTGAAAAATCAAGGCTACCAAATTATTGCAACCACACCACACGAGAATGATTGTCTTTTAGATGATTTTGATATTTCTAAACCCAGTGCTTTGTTTTTCGGAACAGAAAGAGATGGATTATCAGAGGAAATTATGCAAAATGCAGATGGTTTCCTTAAAATTCCGATGGTGGGTTTTACGGAAAGTTTAAATATCTCGGTTTCCGCAGCAATTATTATTCAAAATCTCACCAATAGATTAAGGCAATCTGATGTGAATTGGCATTTAACTGAAACTGAAATTTTAGAAAAACGATTGGCTTGGGCAAGGAGTTCTATAAAAGATATTAAGCGAATTGAGCAAAGGTATTTTTCTGAAAACGCCTAA
- a CDS encoding NADP-dependent glyceraldehyde-3-phosphate dehydrogenase translates to MNTIPKEFQIDSILVQDTYLVDGELKKWTGQITPVFSTISSTEKYEPTLLGSIPAMGEKEALEVLESASSAYNNGQGLWPTMKVADRIKCMEKFVAQMKTTRTEVVKLLMWEIGKSLGDSEKEFDRTVEYIYDTIEHYKQLDRSSAHFKKSQGVNAMIRRGPLGVVLCLGPYNYPLNETFSLLIPALIMGNPVIFKPAKHGVLLISPLLEAFQNSFPKGAINVIYGRGREVASPIMKSGKVDVLALIGNSKSAIALQDQHPNKNRLRLVLGLEAKNPAIILPDADLDLAINECIVGTLSFNGQRCTALKLLYVHESIAEEFNKRFSAKVDALVFGNPWDKSVSLTPLPEKDKPAYIQELIDDATSKGAKIINAKGGELSENYIFPPVMFPINKEMRLYHEEQFGPIVPIMTFKDIQEPLNDMAESNYGQQVSLFGQNIKTIAPLIDALVNLVCRVNLNSSCQRGPDLYPFTGRKDSAVGTLSIFDALRSFSIRTFVASKDNDYNNAILQELLNSKESNFINTDYIL, encoded by the coding sequence ATGAATACAATACCAAAAGAATTTCAAATTGACTCAATACTAGTTCAAGACACTTATTTAGTTGATGGAGAATTAAAAAAATGGACAGGTCAAATAACACCTGTTTTTTCTACAATATCTTCTACAGAAAAATACGAACCTACTTTGTTAGGAAGTATTCCAGCTATGGGAGAAAAAGAGGCATTAGAAGTTTTAGAATCAGCTTCGTCTGCTTATAATAATGGTCAAGGTTTGTGGCCAACAATGAAAGTAGCGGATCGCATCAAGTGCATGGAGAAATTCGTTGCACAAATGAAAACCACAAGAACAGAAGTTGTTAAACTTTTGATGTGGGAAATCGGAAAATCATTAGGCGATTCAGAAAAAGAATTCGACAGAACGGTAGAATATATTTATGATACCATCGAACATTACAAACAATTGGATAGAAGTAGTGCTCATTTCAAAAAAAGCCAAGGCGTAAATGCAATGATTCGTCGTGGACCACTTGGAGTTGTTTTGTGTCTGGGACCTTATAATTATCCTTTGAATGAAACCTTCTCTTTGCTTATTCCAGCATTGATAATGGGAAATCCTGTGATTTTCAAGCCAGCAAAGCACGGTGTTTTATTGATTTCTCCTTTATTAGAAGCTTTTCAAAACAGTTTTCCAAAAGGAGCTATTAATGTAATCTACGGAAGAGGTCGTGAAGTGGCTTCGCCTATAATGAAATCTGGAAAAGTGGATGTTCTAGCTTTGATTGGAAACAGTAAATCAGCAATAGCTTTGCAAGATCAACATCCAAACAAAAACAGATTGCGTTTGGTTTTAGGTTTAGAAGCAAAAAATCCAGCAATTATTTTACCAGATGCCGATTTAGATTTGGCTATCAACGAATGTATCGTGGGAACTTTGTCTTTTAATGGACAACGTTGTACTGCTTTGAAATTATTATACGTTCACGAATCAATTGCGGAAGAATTCAACAAAAGATTTTCTGCAAAAGTAGATGCACTTGTTTTTGGAAATCCTTGGGATAAATCCGTTTCGCTTACGCCATTACCAGAGAAAGACAAACCAGCTTATATTCAAGAATTGATTGACGATGCTACTAGCAAAGGAGCCAAAATCATCAATGCAAAAGGAGGAGAACTTTCAGAAAATTATATTTTTCCTCCAGTGATGTTCCCTATAAACAAAGAAATGCGTTTGTATCACGAAGAGCAATTTGGACCAATTGTCCCTATTATGACTTTCAAAGATATTCAGGAACCATTGAATGATATGGCAGAGTCTAATTACGGACAACAAGTGAGTTTGTTTGGACAAAATATCAAAACCATTGCACCGCTTATTGATGCTTTAGTGAATTTAGTTTGTAGAGTAAACTTGAACAGTTCTTGTCAAAGAGGACCAGATTTATATCCTTTCACAGGGCGTAAAGATTCGGCTGTGGGAACATTGAGTATTTTTGATGCTTTGCGTTCGTTCTCAATCAGAACTTTTGTAGCTTCGAAAGACAATGATTATAACAATGCTATTTTGCAGGAATTATTGAATAGCAAAGAATCGAATTTTATCAATACCGATTATATTTTGTAA
- a CDS encoding rhodanese-like domain-containing protein gives MNLTQEDWVSQFEADDNSVILDVRTEAEVNEGMIPNAINIDIYEGQAFIDKLEALDKSKNYYVYCRSGARSAKACEVMNELGFENAYNLLGGFLEWNGEVE, from the coding sequence ATGAACTTAACACAAGAAGATTGGGTTTCTCAATTTGAAGCCGACGATAATTCAGTAATTCTGGATGTAAGAACCGAAGCAGAGGTTAACGAAGGGATGATTCCTAATGCTATCAATATCGATATTTATGAAGGTCAAGCTTTTATAGATAAATTGGAAGCTTTAGATAAATCGAAAAATTATTATGTGTATTGCCGCTCTGGTGCTAGAAGTGCCAAGGCTTGTGAGGTAATGAACGAACTTGGTTTTGAAAACGCCTATAACTTATTAGGTGGATTTTTAGAATGGAATGGAGAAGTAGAATAG
- a CDS encoding MarR family winged helix-turn-helix transcriptional regulator gives MKIEEVIKSTVPLDNSKKIILNVLYTQNVITDNFNEILKPYDISGEQYNVLRILRGQKGCPANMCVIQERMLAKTSNTTRLVDKLLLKELVTREVCPENRRKIEVKITQKGLDVLKDLDPKVNAHEQYFSNNLDSDEVIELNRLLEKYRNHN, from the coding sequence ATGAAAATTGAAGAAGTAATAAAATCAACCGTTCCTCTGGATAATTCAAAAAAAATTATTCTGAACGTTTTGTATACTCAAAATGTTATTACTGATAATTTTAATGAAATCCTAAAACCTTACGACATATCAGGAGAGCAATACAATGTGCTACGGATATTAAGAGGTCAAAAAGGTTGCCCTGCCAATATGTGTGTGATTCAGGAACGAATGCTAGCCAAGACAAGTAATACCACTCGATTAGTGGATAAATTATTGCTAAAAGAACTAGTAACCCGAGAAGTATGCCCAGAAAACAGACGTAAAATTGAAGTTAAAATTACACAAAAAGGTTTAGATGTTTTGAAAGACCTTGATCCAAAAGTAAATGCTCACGAACAATATTTCTCAAATAATTTAGATTCTGATGAAGTAATTGAATTGAATAGACTGTTAGAAAAATATAGAAATCACAATTAA
- a CDS encoding NAD(P)H-dependent oxidoreductase, with protein sequence MSTFLENQNWRYATKKFDATKKIRPEDFNTLKEAIRLSSSSYGLQPYKILIIESPELRAKIQPAAWGQTQIVDASHLIVFANRTTIDEAEVDAYFDNISNTREIPLEALAGYQGFMKGKINELSADAQNIWNSKQTYLALGNLLNAAAELKIDVTPMEGFSPAAVNEILGLDALGLNASLIATVGYRSEEDDTQHYAKVRKSNEELFITL encoded by the coding sequence ATGAGTACTTTTTTAGAAAATCAAAATTGGAGATACGCTACAAAAAAATTTGATGCAACCAAAAAAATTAGACCCGAAGATTTTAACACTTTGAAAGAAGCTATCCGTTTGAGTTCTTCTTCTTATGGATTACAACCTTACAAAATATTAATCATCGAAAGCCCAGAATTAAGAGCCAAAATTCAACCTGCTGCTTGGGGACAAACTCAAATTGTTGATGCTTCACACTTAATCGTTTTTGCCAACAGAACCACTATCGACGAAGCTGAAGTAGATGCTTATTTCGACAACATCAGCAACACAAGAGAAATCCCATTAGAAGCATTGGCAGGATACCAAGGTTTTATGAAAGGAAAAATCAATGAATTATCAGCAGATGCTCAAAATATTTGGAACTCTAAACAAACTTATTTGGCACTTGGAAATTTACTAAACGCTGCAGCTGAATTGAAAATCGATGTGACTCCAATGGAAGGTTTCTCGCCTGCTGCTGTAAACGAAATATTAGGCCTAGATGCTTTAGGTTTAAATGCTAGTTTAATTGCAACTGTTGGATACCGTAGCGAAGAAGATGATACCCAACATTACGCAAAAGTTAGAAAATCAAACGAAGAATTATTTATCACACTTTAA
- a CDS encoding YceI family protein produces the protein MKNLKSIALAFVAFATISVTAQTKKIDAKTSTIEWVGKKVTGQHNGTVNFKDGYVVFKSKKLVGGTFTVNMTSLTATDLTGEYKDKLDGHLKADDFFGTAKYPTATLVIKKIGAKSTNVYTATADLTIKGITKPVTFDLTVAGNTATTTFNVNRTVYDIKYGSKSFFESIGDKAISDEFELKVTLKF, from the coding sequence ATGAAAAATTTAAAATCAATTGCATTAGCATTCGTAGCATTCGCTACCATTTCAGTAACAGCTCAAACAAAGAAAATTGACGCAAAAACAAGTACTATCGAATGGGTAGGAAAAAAAGTAACAGGACAACACAATGGAACTGTTAACTTCAAAGACGGTTATGTAGTTTTCAAATCAAAAAAATTAGTTGGTGGAACATTTACTGTAAACATGACTTCATTAACAGCAACTGATCTTACTGGAGAATACAAAGACAAATTAGACGGTCACTTAAAAGCAGATGACTTTTTTGGAACAGCTAAATACCCAACAGCTACTTTAGTAATCAAAAAAATCGGAGCTAAATCAACAAATGTTTACACTGCTACTGCTGATTTAACTATCAAAGGAATCACTAAACCTGTAACTTTTGATTTGACTGTTGCTGGCAACACCGCAACAACAACATTCAATGTAAACAGAACAGTTTACGATATTAAATACGGTTCAAAATCATTCTTCGAAAGCATTGGAGACAAAGCAATTTCTGACGAATTCGAATTGAAAGTGACTTTGAAATTCTAA